The proteins below are encoded in one region of Natronospira bacteriovora:
- the ispB gene encoding octaprenyl diphosphate synthase: protein MTLEQIRALVEDDFAAVDREIHAQLNSDIALINQLGHYIVNSGGKRLRPLLVLLGARAAGGQGAKPVTMAAVIEFIHTATLLHDDVVDASELRRGRDTANALWGNEAAVLVGDFLYSRSFQMMVSLGQPRIMDIMADATNRIAEGEVLQLLNCNDPDTTEERYLEVIRRKTATLFAAGTRTAGLLAGAEEAVQDGLSEYGMALGEAFQITDDVLDYSASSEDMGKNVGDDLAEGKPTLPLIHAMREGSPEQRQLIREAIEQGGLERIEAVTAAIHETGALDYAGQQADAAVERALSALDCLPASNFREALSALAHLSARRKN, encoded by the coding sequence ATGACCCTGGAACAGATTCGCGCACTGGTAGAGGACGATTTCGCGGCCGTCGACCGGGAAATCCATGCCCAGCTCAACTCCGACATCGCCCTCATCAACCAGCTCGGCCACTACATCGTCAACAGTGGTGGCAAGCGCCTGCGCCCGCTGCTGGTGCTGCTGGGCGCCCGTGCCGCCGGTGGCCAGGGCGCGAAACCCGTGACCATGGCGGCGGTGATCGAGTTCATCCACACCGCCACCCTGCTCCATGACGATGTGGTGGATGCCTCCGAGCTGCGCCGGGGGCGGGACACCGCCAACGCCCTGTGGGGCAATGAAGCCGCCGTGCTGGTGGGCGATTTCCTCTATTCCCGTTCCTTCCAGATGATGGTGTCCCTGGGCCAGCCGCGCATCATGGACATCATGGCCGATGCCACCAACCGCATCGCCGAGGGCGAGGTGCTGCAGCTGCTCAACTGCAATGATCCGGACACCACCGAGGAACGCTACCTGGAGGTGATTCGCCGCAAGACCGCGACCCTGTTTGCCGCGGGTACCCGCACGGCTGGCCTGCTGGCCGGCGCCGAGGAAGCCGTTCAGGACGGGCTCAGCGAGTACGGCATGGCCCTGGGCGAGGCCTTTCAGATCACCGACGATGTGCTGGATTACAGCGCCTCCAGCGAGGACATGGGCAAGAATGTCGGCGACGACCTGGCCGAGGGCAAGCCCACCCTACCGCTGATCCACGCGATGCGCGAAGGCAGCCCCGAGCAGCGCCAGCTGATCCGAGAAGCCATCGAACAGGGCGGCCTGGAACGCATCGAGGCCGTGACCGCCGCCATCCACGAGACCGGAGCCCTGGACTATGCCGGCCAGCAGGCGGATGCCGCCGTGGAACGGGCGCTGTCCGCCCTGGACTGTCTGCCCGCCAGCAACTTCCGTGAGGCCCTTTCCGCCCTCGCTCACCTCTCCGCCCGGCGCAAGAACTGA